A region from the Salvia splendens isolate huo1 chromosome 15, SspV2, whole genome shotgun sequence genome encodes:
- the LOC121768595 gene encoding uncharacterized protein LOC121768595 gives MEEDGDCGGEDLTPFWVQSTTNLRRSDRLRRGVAAVFFSSGLVVFLLLVTAAFFLAFVVPSTISLSANIFKPNSVKKSWDSLNIALVLVAVVFGFLSRNRNEERSPLFDEFQPSPIKENQSQNPIHEEKSSLYDYHQEKSSLYEYHQEKSDLYEEKNLNLRRSSSSYPDLREFSSSSTNWSYGDHQRRFFDDFNVDSSRSSDAAEIHHHRRHRSLEQVDYLASPPRIKTVVVDTLVFKPTAGGKIFPAELAAPPPGEEEVAERVVGDGAAVREGRSSRRFYKDSNLMNPVSAPKPPLPSAEEAPPPEFQESEKRSRERAARKKEKSSRRQVYKDAEPTNPIATPPPPPPPPAPPQQKSSKSERRRGGVAANSTKIFLNSLYGKKKKKQRQKSVENVDSLLHEAPPPLSFQIPPPSPPPTTASPTTASPAAAAVIGLSHSVFIQEAQKKKNHNRHSGAPPTISATRIAAACGGA, from the coding sequence atggaagaagatgGAGATTGTGGTGGGGAAGACCTCACCCCCTTTTGGGTCCAAAGCACCACCAATCTCCGTCGCTCCGACCGCCTCCGCCGCGGCGTCGCCGCCGTGTTCTTCAGCTCGGGGCTGGTGGTGTTCCTCCTCTTGGTAACAGCTGCTTTTTTCTTGGCTTTTGTAGTGCCCTCAACCATTTCTCTTAGTGCCAACATTTTTAAACCTAATAGTGTCAAGAAAAGCTGGGATTCTTTGAACATTGCTCTTGTTTTGGTTGCTGTAGTTTTTGGGTTTCTTAGTAGAAATAGAAATGAGGAGAGATCCCCATTGTTTGATGAGTTTCAGCCTTCTCCCATTAAGGAAAATCAATCCCAGAACCCAATTCATGAGGAAAAATCGAGTCTTTATGATTATCATCAAGAAAAATCGAGTCTTTATGAGTACCATCAAGAAAAATCGGATCTTTATGaggaaaaaaatttgaatttgagaCGAAGCAGCAGTTCATATCCTGATCTGCGTGAATTCTCATCTTCTTCTACAAATTGGAGCTATGGGGATCATCAGAGGAGATTTTTCGATGATTTTAATGTCGATTCGAGCCGGAGCTCGGATGCGGCGGAgatccaccaccaccgccgccaccgGAGCTTGGAGCAAGTTGATTATCTGGCTTCGCCGCCGCGGATTAAGACTGTTGTTGTGGATACATTGGTGTTTAAACCCACTGCGGGAGGAAAAATATTTCCGGCTGAATTGGCGGCGCCGCCGCCGGGGGAGGAGGAGGTTGCGGAGAGGGTGGTGGGTGATGGTGCGGCGGTGAGGGAGGGGAGATCGAGCAGGAGATTTTATAAAGATTCGAATTTGATGAATCCCGTCTCGGCGCCGAAGCCGCCTCTGCCGTCGGCGGAGGAAGCTCCGCCGCCGGAATTTCAAGAAAGTGAGAAACGGAGCCGGGAAAGAGCGGCGCGGAAAAAGGAAAAGTCGAGCAGAAGGCAGGTTTATAAAGATGCGGAACCCACAAATCCAATTGCGACgcctccaccgccaccgccacctccgGCACCGCCGCAGCAGAAGAGCAGCAAGAGTGAGAGAAGACGCGGCGGCGTGGCGGCGAATTCGACCAAAATCTTCTTGAATTCTCTCTAcggcaagaagaagaagaagcagaggCAAAAGAGCGTAGAAAATGTGGATTCTCTCCTCCACGAAGCTCCTCCGCCGCTAAGTTTTCAAAttccgccgccgtcgccgcccCCCACCACCGCCTCCCCCACCACCGCCTCCCCCGCCGCAGCAGCCGTCATCGGTCTTTCACACTCTGTTTTCATCCAAGAAGCccaaaagaaaaagaaccaTAACCGTCACAGTGGGGCCCCTCCCACCATCTCCGCCACCAGAATCGCCGCCGCATGCGGCGGCGCGTGA